The proteins below are encoded in one region of Methanosarcina barkeri 3:
- a CDS encoding NAD(P)/FAD-dependent oxidoreductase, which produces MKYDVVVVGAGPVGSTAARYAALNGAKVLLLEEHAFIGSPVSCTGLLSTRAVAECELKPSDEFVFNSVRGAFVYAPDGQCLPIDGKQTKAYVVSRKNFDRTLAVMAVEEGVELSLRTRAVGLEKPNPETEKEGKQDSTVKLRVLKNGKPETIHTSAVIGADGVKSRIASYAGLEKPSRVLPGIQIEAPYASYDSDFVELFPGSVAPGFFAWTVPVNEKVSRIALALEPGLAWKNGQENCSPLSYLEKFLRSNSHVKARYSGGMLDFVVGGIPIGPQEKTVSDGILLVGDAAGQTKPTSGGGIYTGAFAAKIAGKVAAQAALEGDTSAKRLSEYDQLWRKGLGRELEIGMKIHDYIGKLEDRQLNDLIGSLNTPSILDTITEYGDMDHPSILLRKLMFSGNSFRLMKAFGTFLKTLF; this is translated from the coding sequence ATGAAATACGATGTCGTTGTAGTTGGAGCCGGTCCTGTTGGATCCACTGCAGCTCGCTATGCAGCCCTCAATGGGGCAAAGGTTCTCCTGCTTGAAGAGCATGCTTTCATAGGGTCGCCTGTAAGCTGTACCGGACTTTTGAGCACCAGAGCGGTTGCAGAATGCGAACTCAAGCCTTCTGACGAATTTGTGTTCAATTCTGTGCGTGGAGCTTTCGTATATGCTCCGGACGGGCAGTGCTTGCCAATTGATGGAAAGCAGACCAAAGCGTATGTGGTCTCACGGAAAAATTTCGACCGCACTCTTGCAGTAATGGCTGTGGAAGAAGGTGTGGAACTTTCTCTAAGGACAAGAGCTGTTGGGCTCGAAAAACCGAACCCGGAAACCGAGAAGGAGGGAAAGCAAGATTCTACTGTAAAACTCAGGGTACTGAAAAACGGCAAGCCTGAAACAATCCATACATCCGCCGTGATAGGAGCAGATGGAGTAAAAAGTCGGATAGCCAGCTACGCAGGGCTTGAAAAACCTTCCCGCGTACTTCCTGGCATCCAGATCGAAGCTCCTTATGCCTCGTACGACAGTGACTTTGTTGAACTCTTTCCAGGTTCTGTTGCTCCTGGCTTTTTTGCCTGGACTGTACCTGTTAATGAAAAGGTTTCGAGAATTGCGCTTGCTCTTGAACCTGGGCTTGCCTGGAAAAATGGCCAGGAAAACTGTTCTCCTCTTTCCTATCTTGAGAAATTCCTTCGCTCCAATTCTCACGTAAAAGCGAGATACTCAGGAGGAATGCTTGATTTTGTAGTAGGGGGAATCCCTATTGGCCCTCAGGAGAAAACGGTGTCGGATGGGATTCTCCTGGTTGGCGATGCTGCAGGGCAGACAAAACCTACATCAGGAGGAGGGATCTATACCGGGGCCTTCGCGGCAAAAATCGCTGGCAAAGTTGCTGCACAGGCTGCCCTTGAGGGAGATACCTCGGCAAAAAGGCTTTCCGAATATGACCAGCTCTGGCGGAAGGGTCTTGGAAGAGAGCTTGAAATAGGCATGAAAATTCATGACTACATCGGCAAGCTGGAAGACAGGCAATTGAATGACCTTATAGGTTCGCTAAATACCCCCTCGATTCTCGATACGATTACCGAATACGGAGACATGGATCACCCTTCTATCCTTCTAAGAAAGCTAATGTTTTCAGGAAATTCCTTCAGACTCATGAAAGCTTTTGGAACATTCTTAAAGACACTCTTTTAA
- a CDS encoding PAS domain S-box protein, producing MIRDSGIDGSGINRKDIMGMENEENWMTEYLLNSPGPVLRIGAEGTVFYANKAGKSLLEALNSRTGEKAPDEILKTARRVAIQKKPSRAELKAGEKTYSLIFTPLPACKSAIISGFEITSFKQAEEKLLLRKREHEVLSQISSLSLKVQDFRVLLDQVLPLVAAALDVEYCCVLKLLPDGNFMFETGIGWKPENLCRIIKKDSASRAGYTVLSSQPILLEKLDRENFFRTMGLEDSLSIISGISLLIGSTVKPYGVLTAHSTRKKKFTVEDTRFLNTVAIVLSFTVQRKEVEDALKEKVNFLETLLDTIPAPVFYKDRKGVYQGCNDLFAKVILGSSKEKVKGHTIDELSEAIPLELSEVYKIMDRQLFQKGGSQVYETKVVCSDKIKRDFIFNKAVYKSFCGNIEGLIGVMLDITGRKKTEERLQKSEERFRLIAEQTGQLIYDIDLRNGSVEWEGAVTELTGYSNKEIANLDFYDWLEHIHPEDYRRVQQSLKNCWNTGDRFNEEFRFKRKDGSYFYVKNKGVFLRDEEDCICRALGVMVDVTEIKQSSHKLRESEELYRSFLENFKGISFKLNRNFDLLLLEGALDEITGYTEEEFISGRVKFFDLIVPEDMILLYQIRDKMISSQISPNSIMEYDYRIRRKDGSVKWVHELIHNVCSTSGETAFVQGYAYDITQRKKVEETLEKAEKIGMREIHHRIKNNLQIVSSLLSLQADKFKDKEITEAFRESENRVVSMSLIHEELYKSEDSASIDFAAYLRKLTAEILHSYRIGNEKIKFVLEVDSTLLGIDTAVPLGIIINELFSNSLKYAFPKGVEGDIRISLFRNEVECQKTGELRTGELRTGEVAETNFPELPSGFTLVYTDNGGCFPEEVDFRNSKTLGLQLVNALVEQINGTIELERGNETKYTIRFEDKR from the coding sequence ATGATCAGAGATTCAGGAATTGATGGTTCTGGCATAAATCGGAAAGACATTATGGGCATGGAAAATGAAGAAAACTGGATGACTGAATATCTTCTAAATAGCCCTGGCCCTGTTCTGCGAATAGGGGCAGAAGGGACGGTTTTTTACGCAAATAAAGCAGGAAAATCCTTGCTTGAGGCTCTTAATAGCAGGACTGGAGAAAAAGCGCCTGATGAAATCCTGAAGACTGCACGACGAGTGGCAATCCAAAAGAAACCCTCACGAGCTGAGCTGAAAGCAGGCGAGAAAACTTACTCACTTATTTTTACTCCTTTACCTGCCTGCAAAAGTGCAATTATCTCTGGGTTTGAGATCACTTCCTTCAAACAGGCCGAAGAAAAGCTACTCTTAAGAAAAAGAGAGCATGAAGTGCTTTCCCAAATTTCCAGTCTCTCTCTCAAAGTCCAGGATTTTCGGGTTCTGCTTGATCAAGTCTTGCCTCTGGTTGCAGCAGCTCTTGACGTCGAGTACTGCTGCGTCCTGAAACTCTTGCCTGATGGAAACTTTATGTTTGAGACAGGGATTGGCTGGAAGCCAGAGAACTTATGCAGGATCATCAAAAAAGATTCAGCTTCAAGAGCTGGCTATACTGTACTTTCAAGCCAGCCTATCCTGTTAGAGAAACTTGATAGGGAGAATTTCTTCAGAACAATGGGCCTTGAAGACTCCTTGAGTATAATCAGTGGAATAAGTTTGCTCATAGGAAGTACTGTAAAACCGTATGGAGTGCTGACAGCTCACAGCACGAGAAAGAAGAAATTTACTGTAGAGGATACTCGCTTCCTGAATACCGTTGCAATAGTCCTTTCATTTACAGTTCAAAGAAAAGAAGTGGAAGACGCACTAAAAGAAAAGGTGAACTTTCTGGAAACTCTGCTGGATACAATTCCGGCTCCTGTATTTTACAAGGATCGAAAAGGCGTTTATCAGGGCTGTAACGATCTCTTTGCAAAGGTGATCCTCGGAAGTTCAAAAGAAAAAGTAAAAGGGCATACTATAGATGAGCTTTCCGAAGCAATTCCCTTAGAACTTAGTGAGGTTTACAAAATTATGGATAGGCAACTCTTCCAGAAAGGAGGAAGCCAGGTTTACGAGACTAAAGTGGTGTGCTCTGATAAAATCAAAAGGGACTTCATTTTTAATAAGGCCGTGTACAAAAGTTTTTGCGGGAATATAGAAGGGCTTATAGGAGTAATGCTTGACATTACAGGACGCAAAAAAACGGAAGAGAGGCTGCAAAAAAGTGAGGAAAGGTTCCGTCTTATCGCGGAACAGACAGGGCAGCTAATATATGATATTGACCTGAGAAATGGTAGTGTAGAGTGGGAAGGAGCAGTTACTGAGCTTACAGGTTACAGCAATAAAGAAATTGCGAATCTTGATTTTTATGACTGGCTTGAACATATCCATCCCGAAGATTATAGAAGGGTGCAGCAATCATTGAAAAACTGCTGGAACACAGGAGATAGGTTCAATGAGGAATTCAGATTCAAGCGAAAGGATGGAAGTTATTTTTACGTAAAAAACAAAGGAGTATTCCTGAGAGATGAGGAAGACTGTATATGCAGGGCTCTAGGGGTAATGGTAGACGTTACTGAAATTAAACAATCTTCCCACAAATTGAGGGAAAGTGAAGAGCTCTACAGATCATTTTTAGAGAATTTCAAAGGAATTTCGTTTAAACTTAACAGGAATTTTGATCTTCTCTTGCTTGAAGGAGCCCTTGATGAAATAACCGGATACACAGAAGAGGAGTTTATTTCCGGTAGAGTAAAGTTCTTTGATCTTATTGTCCCGGAAGATATGATATTGCTATATCAGATTCGGGATAAAATGATATCTTCTCAAATCTCCCCGAATTCCATTATGGAGTACGATTACAGAATAAGGCGGAAGGACGGAAGTGTAAAATGGGTTCATGAGTTAATCCATAACGTATGTAGCACTTCAGGAGAAACCGCATTTGTCCAGGGGTATGCCTATGACATTACTCAGAGGAAAAAAGTTGAGGAAACCCTTGAGAAAGCCGAGAAGATCGGCATGAGAGAGATCCATCATCGAATAAAAAATAACCTTCAGATAGTTTCTTCCCTGCTTAGCCTTCAAGCTGACAAGTTCAAAGATAAAGAGATTACTGAAGCTTTCAGGGAAAGCGAAAACCGTGTAGTCTCCATGTCCCTTATTCATGAAGAGCTCTATAAGTCCGAAGATTCGGCAAGTATCGATTTTGCAGCATACCTCCGGAAACTGACTGCGGAAATTCTGCACTCTTACAGAATAGGAAACGAGAAGATCAAGTTTGTCCTTGAAGTGGATAGTACACTTCTTGGAATTGATACTGCAGTCCCACTGGGAATTATAATTAATGAACTTTTCTCAAACTCCCTTAAATATGCATTTCCAAAAGGTGTAGAAGGAGATATCAGGATTTCCCTCTTCCGAAATGAGGTTGAGTGTCAAAAAACAGGCGAACTGAGAACAGGAGAACTAAGAACAGGCGAAGTAGCCGAAACGAATTTTCCAGAATTGCCTTCCGGTTTTACTCTTGTCTACACGGATAATGGAGGCTGTTTTCCGGAAGAAGTGGATTTCAGAAATTCGAAAACCCTGGGCTTGCAACTTGTAAACGCTCTCGTTGAACAGATTAACGGAACAATCGAGCTTGAAAGAGGAAATGAAACAAAGTACACTATCAGGTTCGAAGATAAAAGGTAA